The Megalobrama amblycephala isolate DHTTF-2021 linkage group LG13, ASM1881202v1, whole genome shotgun sequence genome contains a region encoding:
- the rprd2b gene encoding regulation of nuclear pre-mRNA domain-containing protein 2 → MAAGPGAASSGHSGGRGSSAALESSLDRRFQGVSNTMESIQGLSSWCIENKKHHSLIVRCWMKWLKKSDANHRLNLFYLANDVIQNCKRKNAIIYRTAFADVLPDAALLVKDAKVCKSVDRIFSIWQERNVYPEELISELKANLQKKEREKEKEKEKEKVKEQPPPPAPVNPKSALKSKIVAEFVPHDFVDRLMSYKHSLDESDLREKQLAALRVDVCSTEALKRLKDKAGGNKFSKDFEEGSTKLQEFVTFLEGQMKAGPPLLEALGNADIFYEMQYKEVKIVANAYKAFANRVCSLKRKLDALKATLPSVDDSPIPSPSEDAPSPTGSESPFHGMSSRKNTGTGDGNGGKGLEQQKDNRDIEDMDMSEEEETTANAGIVVDERKEKSSLPSVSKMTNASATKSSQITASKPSQILATPTKTESGSSTNQTPPANTSPMTTTPVPAPVVSPSPLPVNLANVDLGKISSILSSLSNAMKTTGVSPVSRPSPGTPTTPSNHASSKAPPLTPGSIPSSNPLANILSKVDFSPESILNVLTKTQTHSPNLQGLSSLLSSARSGSLTTPDSGPSSSATTSSSAITKAAATSNTTTPITLKPLKPTGNSFKQESEQEKGKEWEKVKEREREKEREREKKEREAESESEAVAVAVAVPSLESKINSFLQGNPGFSALGLGLDDVGSNSPLLVGGDNLDGTPVRDESGSTPTQDEIMDSPHVLNDPQSAGLSGGHNLSPTAYHSDPWDAVITPRETLGENERKDRDYRTPPSSRLAAFSPSATKSVKAVTKTNDEEGLKRKGVGLNVPSAAMLHDQRIKSKMDVEGGKSTASRKTSGASEDGMKDKERKASADNGDHYHRIETLVSSSSNEGVAIETLDYGNRIQTVESIRLVGRGPRRGSSAGSRVGGAWYEEEEFMEAPPPHRPRSHSHENSEEMGLVPSLPPPLPAHPPPPLQYPPPPYANEDHTQPSHGIPQQHPPPPFFPSSIPRVPPPLPPIPQTPPPPRDLLSPTSSVMVGGVLVHIDRVLPYPPVNLRPDGTGLGGSGSSAPPRGGKPQLPSLLGEPPRPGTVKEQFALRHAPPLHRPGTPGVPPPLLGRIREGPSPTPPSPSTPTTPTSPAGEPRPHLSIPNRLPFNTSNKRPRRPSSPLPLLHLPNQHHALRSPQFPRGSLPLTPPSLNREPLLPGTKRSAANFGSGPFNPPKRPFLPPRY, encoded by the exons ATGGCGGCTGGACCCGGAGCGGCCAGTAGTGGTCACAGCGGTGGCCGCGGCTCGTCTGCCGCTTTGGAGTCATCGCTGGACCGACGATTTCAAGGGGTCTCCAATACGATGGAGTCCATCCAGGGATTGTCGTCGTGGTGCATCGAGAATAAGAAACATCACAGCCTCATCGTGCGCTGCTGGATGAAGTGGCTGAAGAAAT CGGATGCCAATCACAGGCTAAATCTCTTCTACCTTGCTAATGATGTCATTCAGAACTGCAAAAGGAAAAACGCTATTATTTACCGAACCGCCTTCGCTGACGTGCTGCCAGATGCCGCCCTGCTGGTCAA GGACGCTAAAGTGTGCAAGTCAGTGGACAGGATCTTCAGTATTTGGCAGGAGAGGAATGTTTATCCTGAGGAGCTGATCTCTGAGCTGAAAGCCAATCTGCagaagaaagagagggagaaggAGAAGGAAAAGGAAAAGGAGAAAGTGAAAGAGCAACCTCCTCCTCCTG CCCCAGTCAACCCCAAATCTGCTCTGAAGTCTAAAATTGTTGCAGAGTTTGTA CCGCATGATTTTGTAGACCGGTTAATGTCATACAAGCACTCTCTGGATGAGAGTGATTTGAGAGAGAAGCAGCTAGCTGCTCTCAGAGTGGATGTCTGTAGCACTGAGGCCCTCAAGAGGTTAAAAG ATAAAGCAGGAGGGAATAAGTTCTCAAAGGACTTTGAGGAGGGAAGTACAAAGTTGCAGGAATTTGTGacgttcctggagggccagatGAAGGCAGGACCCCCGCTGCTGGAGGCGCTGGGAAACGCAGACATTTTTTACGAGATGCAGTACAAAGAGGTCAAAATTGTTGCCAAT GCTTATAAAGCTTTCGCAAATCGCGTGTGTAGCCTGAAGCGTAAGCTGGATGCTCTGAAGGCCACACTGCCGAGTGTGGATGATTCTCCTATCCCATCCCCCTCCGAGGATGCCCCGTCCCCCACTGGCTCAGAGTCGCCCTTCCATGGCATGAGTTCCAGAAAGAACACAGGCACTGGGGATGGAAACGGGGGGAAAGGATTGGAGCAACAGAAGGACAACAGAGATATTGAGGACATGGATATGTCTGAGGAAGAGGAAACGACAGCAAACGCTGGAATCGTTG TTGATGAGAGGAAAGAAAAGTCAAGTCTTCCATCTGTGTCCAAGATGACGAATGCCTCAGCAACAAAAAGCTCCCAGATCACTGCTTCTAAACCATCCCAGATTTTAGCAACTCCCACAAAGACGGAGTCTGGGTCATCAACCAATCAAACACCTCCTGCAAACACCTCACCCATGACCACCACACCTGTACCAGCCCCTGTCGTTAGCCCCTCCCCCCTGCCGGTGAACTTGGCCAATGTGGATCTGGGCAAGATCAGCTCCATTCTGAGCTCTCTCTCTAATGCAATGAAAACCACTG GTGTCAGTCCTGTGTCTCGTCCTTCCCCTGGCACACCTACCACACCATCCaaccacgcctcctccaaagcCCCTCCTTTAACCCCTGGCAGCATTCCCTCATCCAACCCTTTGGCCAACATCCTGTCCAAAGTGGATTTCTCCCCTGAGAGCATCCTGAATGTTCTCACCAAAACACAGACTCACAGCCCCAACCTGCAGG GTTTGTCATCTCTCCTTTCATCAGCTCGTTCAGGCTCTCTCACAACTCCAGACTCTGGTCCATCTTCATCTGCCACTACATCCTCTTCAGCCATCACCAAAGCTGCAGCAACCTCCAACACAACCACCCCAATAACACTGAAGCCCCTAAAGCCCACAGGCAACAGTTTCAAGCAAGAGTCTGAGCAAGAGAAAGGGAAAGAGTGGGAGAAGGTGAAggagagggaaagagagaaagaaagggaacgagaaaagaaagagagagaggcagaaaGTGAGAGCGAGGCTGTGGCCGTGGCCGTAGCCGTGCCCAGCTTGGAGTCTAAGATCAACAGTTTCCTTCAGGGGAATCCTGGTTTCAGTGCTCTCGGACTTGGTCTGGATGACGTGGGCAGCAATAGCCCTCTCCTAGTTGGTGGGGACAATCTGGACGGCACCCCTGTCCGAGATGAAAGCGGTAGCACGCCCACTCAAGACGAAATCATGGACTCACCCCATGTCCTCAATGACCCCCAGAGTGCAGGTCTGTCTGGAGGGCATAACCTTTCACCTACAGCCTATCATAGTGACCCCTGGGATGCCGTGATCACTCCTCGAGAGACTCTGGGAGAAAATGAGCGGAAAGATAGGGATTACCGCACCCCACCTTCCTCAAGACTTGCTGCCTTTAGCCCAAGTGCGACTAAATCGGTCAAGGCTGTGACCAAAACCAATGATGAAGAAGGGCTGAAGAGAAAAGGAGTGGGTTTGAATGTTCCATCAGCGGCCATGCTGCATGATCAAAGAATCAAATCAAAGATGGACGTAGAGGGAGGGAAAAGTACAGCCTCCCGCAAGACAAGTGGAGCATCTGAAGATGGAATGAAAGACAAGGAGAGGAAAGCTTCGGCTGACAATGGAGACCACTACCATCGCATTGAGACTCTTGTTTCTTCATCCTCTAATGAGGGAGTGGCAATCGAAACCCTCGATTACGGCAACCGCATTCAGACGGTGGAAAGCATCCGCTTGGTTGGAAGAGGCCCAAGAAGAGGAAGCAGTGCTGGTTCTAGAGTGGGTGGGGCCTGGTATGAAGAGGAGGAGTTTATGGAAGCCCCACCTCCACATCGCCCTCGTAGTCACAGCCATGAGAATTCTGAAGAAATGGGATTGGTCCCTTCTCTTCCTCCACCTCTTCCTGCTCATCCTCCGCCCCCTTTGCAGTACCCACCTCCACCCTACGCAAACGAGGACCATACACAACCTTCTCATGGCATTCCTCAGCAACATCCTCCCCCtcctttttttccctcttctATTCCTCGTGTCCCACCACCACTTCCACCCATACCTCAAACCCCACCCCCTCCTAGAGACCTCCTTTCCCCAACCTCCTCTGTTATGGTTGGTGGTGTCCTTGTACACATAGACCGAGTCCTACCCTACCCACCTGTTAACCTTCGTCCCGATGGAACGGGACTTGGAGGTAGCGGCAGTAGTGCCCCTCCAAGAGGCGGCAAACCCCAACTCCCTTCCTTGTTAGGTGAACCCCCACGGCCAGGCACGGTGAAAGAGCAGTTTGCCTTGCGCCACGCCCCACCTCTTCATCGCCCTGGCACCCCAGGAGTTCCCCCACCCCTCCTGGGCAGAATTCGAGAGGGCCCTAGTCCCACACCACCATCACCCTCTACCCCAACCACACCTACATCCCCAGCAGGTGAACCTCGTCCTCACTTGTCCATCCCCAACCGCCTACCCTTCAACACCTCAAATAAGAGACCCCGCCGCCCTTCCTCCCCTCTGCCCCTCCTTCACTTACCAAACCAGCATCATGCACTCCGTTCTCCACAGTTTCCCAGAGGTTCCCTGCCCCTAACGCCCCCCTCCCTTAACCGTGAGCCCCTCCTGCCTGGGACAAAACGTTCTGCTGCCAATTTTGGCAGTGGGCCTTTCAACCCACCCAAAAGACCATTCTTGCCCCCTCGATATTAG